The following is a genomic window from Strix aluco isolate bStrAlu1 chromosome 3, bStrAlu1.hap1, whole genome shotgun sequence.
taatactaaatttttaattttgggtggttggttgtttatttgagagcctccgtaacacccACAGCGTAGGACATCTTGGGAGAAAGGGGAGGACGTTGAGTTACGGCCCTCAttttcccaagtaaccattacagaTGATGAACCTTTGCTTTCCCACATGCCAAACATCTGCCAACAGGATGTACTGAATAAACTCATTTTGCTTCACTTATACCCAGAGCTTGTGtcttacctattaaactgcctttatctcaacccatgagttgtTCTTGTTTTTGCCCTTCCAATTTTCCCCCATCCTGCCCAGGGGAGcaagtgagcagctgggtgggggtgCAGCTGCCAGCTGAGCTCAACCCACCACAGGAGGTGACACACCTGACAGCCACTTCCCCAAATCCACACAGAGAAGCACAGAGGCATTATCAGTGGGCACAGGAGGGGAAAAGGGTCTTGCTTCTACACACTGGATATTCCACATGAGCACACTTTGTCCCACACTCCACGTACCAAAACTAGTGCTTACACCCATAGTAACAACACCAGTGCAGAAACACAGGCACTAAATAAGTGCAACGTTTCAGGCTTTGACAGAAGTGAGGAAATGAGTGACAATGCAGCATTTCCAAGGATTTCTTTATTATGCAAGTTTACTATCATCTAAAAACACCAACATACTAAAGACCAAGATGTAAACTTTAGCTCAGAAGCTTGTAAGAACACCTGTTTCCACCACTGATACAAAGACCTGGTCTCTACTGCAAGAGGcatatttaaaaaacactgatcagtataaaaaaaagttaatgtttccaaggattaaataaataatttacagtgatatgcaacaaaaaaattatgaaagtCCAAGTGAGATTTCAGACAGACTGTTGTTTAGAATTTGCAGTCCTATACAGTAAATTTAAGTCTCCCATCATAAGACAGGCATTACAAAATCATGGTCAAAAGTTACATTTTAGCGCTGGGCTGTTCTGAAGGACTGCTGCTGTCTAACGTCTTGGAGGAGCAGTCTCTGAGCACTTCCAAAGAACTCGTGATATCCAGACTTTCAGAAGAAGTGGGTCTACACCTTTCTGTAGAACTGATGATGTCCAAAGTTTTGGAAGAACGGGCGCTGTAGCCTTTCGTACTGGCATCTCTTACGACTATCTCCTGCGTGGACGTAAACATTAACGGAACGAAGCCCTCGCTGTCCGCTGTGAGAACAATCCAAGATGAACCTGTGAAGACACATAAATGTCTGTTTATAAGTTTTCCTGTCATTAGGTATGCTTAAGGtataaaacatatttcttctaaaattaaagGTAAATGCTTTGGTATGTTTATAGCTTTTctagcaccaaaaaaaaaaaaagtatggggAGGTACATGTTGTATAATGTCAAAAATAAAGGACAGTTAACAACTATGCAAAACAGCATTCTGACCAATTTTGCCACTAGGAGACAAGACTATAATAAATGCATGCTTCAAATAAGGAGGAGGAATGGAATTCTGAACAGAATTCATAAGCATCCAGACTTGTTTTTAATTAGGTATTCATAAGCTACTTCACAGTGCTTAAGCTGTGCAGATAGtgtaaaaagcagaaatttattAAATGACAAATGAATATcataaaaacaatttagaaacTGCTTCTATTATGTAATTTCAATATAATTAATTCCAATAAATACCAGGAAGAAATACTGTACCACCCCCATGTGTCTGGTCCATTTGCTATCTGACTTCACATCATCATTAGCATTATTTTTACAATTTGAAATTGTTTACTGAATCCAAAACCACTGACTTCTACCAATTCatataaaccagaaaatgttCATACTTGCATCCGTTGACAATGAAATGAAACAGAGCTcatgggggggggtgtgtgtgtgtgtgagggaattCAGAGAAATATTTCCAGCTCTTTGTAAATGTACATTATGTAACTTCATGTCACAAGTAAGGGCATGAGCAGATTGTAGCTTAAAAGCACACAACCCTTTTGTCTTTTGGCTTAATATCTCATCAATACAATTCAGGAATTTGAAAATACCATTCCTACCTTGTCCACTTATCTAGTagcatttgtaaaataaataaagaagcatattgtaacacttttaaaattttatctagTAACGCTAGTCATATGCATGATGATTACTCAATTCTGGGTAACCAATTCTGTTAAGTTTACATTTTTAAGCTAAAAAGGAGAGGTCAAAACTAATACAGGTAATGGGGACATTTTTCTTGCCAGAAAGAGAAGTTGTTAAGGTCTTACAGCTCAAAATAAAATTCCAGTCTGAAAAATTGAGAGATCAGTATCTACAAAACTCCCTACTGTTATCACTGGGTGTATCACACGTTTCTGGGTTGTGACACAACATTATTAAAACAGTCACTGTGTTTCAGTGCAGGTAACTGATCCTGTAATAGGAAAACTACTAAACTAATGTAAGATAGTGGTAAGAACCTTTCCAAGATTCAATTATTAGTGAATTATATGACTACAGTTTTATCTAGTTATTGGAATGCTAAACATATTCCAATAgctacttaaagaaaaataaaacttgcccAATGGTAAGAACAGCAGCCTTAAGGCTTTGGGATAGTTGCTCAGTAATCTGCAAGTAGGAAGAGAGCAGACACGGTAGGCAAGTAGCAGGAATATAGTACAGAGACTATCTGTAGTAGTGAGAGATCATATTCCAAAAGTATGTTTTCTACCTTTTCCAATAGTAAGACACAGAACTGACACATACACAGACAGACTGGCTGTGCGTGGGCTGAACGGGTAACAGCAGAGACCACAGCACTAAGAAAGGTAGTTTTCTTCATAGCAAAAACTGAAGTGAGATGCACTGCTAAAATTTATAGTTTTACttttgtgtttataaaaaaaactATAGCATTTCTTAAAGGAGACCAGAGGCTGGAACTACAgtttaaaatatagaaaactgCACTCCAAAAGCACCAATCAACTCCAACCTCCTCATTACTCAGACTTCTCTATTTAGAATAgctgaaaacataaataaaatactggGTGACAGTAATTTTCCTGTATAACTACCTACTTGATAAGGGGGTATCAGTATgtaaagtttgctttttttttttatcatgtaaaGATTATTCTCAGCAAAAGCCCAGAGAAGAATCTTTATGTtataaaataaatgagcaaaCTTTTATTAATTATCTTTCATTATTcattccttgggttttttttttccagatgggaTTATGCACATTGCTACTGCTCACTGAGAACGTCGCATGTGTTTAAAGTGTTTGTATTATTGGATAATTACAACATACCATGTTGCATTTCTACAAGAGAGAGATTGAATATCTGCTGGACTATATTTAGACGGAGTTTACCACCACAAAGAATAACAGCTCGTCTTTCATCTGAATCACTTCTGGAAAGCTGCTTCTGTAAATTCAAGAAAGAATCATTAGATATCATGATGTATATTTAAGCTGAGATGTCAAAACAGCATTAATCAAAACAGGATCACTACATCACTTACAGAAAGTCATATGCTGCATTCATTCAGGCCCATTTGCAAGATTTATACTTTAAAGTCTCAGCTCTCCAAAAGATGATCTGTGAGCGATAGCAGCAAGTTGAGCTAATTCAGCATGTGTCAGAACAACAGGAGAGGAGATCATACACTGCTGCTGAAGAAACCATGAGCTTCATCCACAGTGCAATCCGGACTCTCATGCTACCACCTGTGAGGGGCATTCTCCCGGGGAGTCTGTAAAGCTGCAGGTTTTCCATCCTCCCCCTTCTCTGATCCACGACTTAAGAAGAGCTGAGAACTGCTGCCCATGCACGTTTGGGATGAGGAACAGACTAACAGATCAAGAAGGGCTTGTTTGTCTCACCTCTGACCATCACTGCCCCAAGCCTTAAAATCCAAAAAGCATCTTCAAAGAGCATCCCCCACGGGGCAGAGCAAAGTATTTCTAAAATCTGCAAAAGATCAGTTGTTACCAAAACTACAAACTCTGTCTTTGCATAGGATAAAATTCAGGTAACCATGTCACTTCCCACGGAAACCTTGATTAACATCTCTGGGTCACAACAAAAccacaataaattaaattctgaCTCCTTTTCCATACTGTGGACAGACCCATCCATCTGCAAGGAGGTTGGAGATGCACGCATGCTCTTTGCCCCCTCCACTGATAACCCCTGCCCTCTCAAAGACACTGCTCCTTTAGGACATTTTGGGTTTCTTCAACATTTTGTAAAATACAGCTAATAACTTGGGCAGTAGAGAAACAATCAGGGCTCAGCACATGAGGTGAGGATCCCTCTTTGCCTGTTAATGACTTCTGAATCAAATATACTCTGACTAAAGTTAAAACAGCCTTTTCTGTCAGACTTTCCAACGTTACTTCTaattcaaaaaaatgtttttcttgccaCAAATCATCAGTGATCAAAATACGTAGGTAAAATTGTAGCATTACTTTAATTTGTGAAGCACCCCCACCCAAGTGCAGCTAATCTAGCTCTTGGAACACCAAGACAAGCTGATACATAACTCAGTTTCAAACTATATGTATAAAGAGAGCTGAATATAAAAACGTAACAAGAATTTGTGCTACCTCAAATTAAAGTAAGCTTCTAAACAAACTCAGATAAACGGGacagcagacttgctgagggaAACTTGCACTTTTCAGAGTACTGTCCCATGTATAATTAAGATTTAAGAGAGCTAGAAAAATTAGTTCTTACAATTATTAACTGTTTACAATGGAAGACAGTGAAGAGAGTGAGGGAATGTGATCTAGGACCTAAGAGTTCAGTGCTACAAAAGTtgagaataataattttttgcAATAATAAGCTGAAAAATAAGAGCTTATTGAAAGGAAAATGGCAGTTTAAGCGACTTTGAATACTGACTACAGTTTATTAATCTGAATTCCAAAAGAGACCTAGCAGATTTGTGGCATGTTTTGATAATCGGGTAACTTACACTTTCTAGCATGAGATTTGGAAGTGTCTTCTTTCAGCCAAGGAAAATGTCTTTCAcatgaaatatgatttttaaatccACTTTTAAGCTATGTTAATGAAATTATCTATGGTGTCCCTAAGGGTCTCTTTCCTTCTCAGATGGTGCTCTCAATACTAATTAGCAGCATTTCAGTTTCAGAGCCAAAGCATTTTTCGTTTTCTGTCTCAGTCTCCATTATTTCAGCTGTTCTCACAGGAGGATGGGAGATTGATACCAATTCCCATATGCAGAAACTTTCACTTGTCTAAATTTCTGAACAAAAAGCTTCTTATGTTGCCTAGGAAAAACATTACCTTCCCAGAATTTCATACAGGTCTTTAATTCTGCAACTGAACTGTCACACGTGGGTCCTCTGGAgtccccccagcccctgtgcAGGAGAAGGTAGGTCTGCCTGGGTCACAGCCAGCGAGCTCAGCCCAGCGTGAGGTGGGGACAGGGAGCTGCACATTCCCAAATATTACATCGCTTTAAAAACACTGAGAGCCTGCAGAGTAATGGGACTTGTAACATTAGTCCCACCTACAGGAACAGGATGGAAATCTAATCCTATTGACCATTACATGataatggtcttttttttttttttctctccagaaatgCTCTGTTTTTACGACTGGTACAGATAGCTGTGCAAAAATGAAAGCACAACTACAGCATCCATCTGAAATAGCAGTGATTTTTGATACACtcatttagtttaaaaattatctgaaatatttccttCATTCTATCTCCCAtcagagaaaaatacaaatacatagTTTTAAAAGAACTGTAGATAGGGACTGAGATGCAAATACAGGAAGAGTAgggaagacagaaaacaaaaacaagccaGGCTTACGTAAAGCCTAAGTAAGTCTAAATAGGACTCCTGTCAGATTCACCTGCATGCAGCAAGCTCATTCACATGTACCAAATTTGCACATACTAAACATTCATAGGATGTCATCCCTTCTGTGCATAACCTGACAAGACTTCgtgtttaaaatctgtaaaagGAACATATATCCATAAACAGATTTTATCATTAAGGTTTCTAATATTAAAATTACCTGGCAGGTGATGTTGATAAAAGAGGGTTCCTGAGAAGATGGGTACACTGGAAGACTTCTCTTCCCAGATTTTAGCAGCTCAGTTAATTCACAGAGATGATGCTGTAATTCTGTGAAGTTACCAGAcagtttttctacattttttgtAAAGTAACTTGCCTCCTTTTCACTTAATAGGTTATTCTTATAAGAATTTGGTATTTTGGAAGCTGCATCTGCCTGCCTTTTTGGAGATGTTGGCTTGTTAGAAAACGCCAGCGATGCGGCAGACAGTGTCACAGTCCGATTGACCGGTTCTGCATCGAGAGACTCAGCAGCTGGAGGAAAATTCATGGAAATCTTTTTATCTTTGAGGTCACTCATGTTCAACAAGCAGCTTTGTTCATAAACAGGACTCTTAATTTCTTCAATGAGTTTCCTTCTGCTGGTAGGGGACTGAATGGCAGCACGATCTGGTATCAAGAGTCCACGGCTGAGAGGGTGAACATCTGTAGGGAGATCATGAGGTACGTTTGAAAGGTTCAGACTGGAGCTCCCATTAAGTGATGCAGATGTTGAAGGACACATTTCGAATATTAGTTCCTTAATCATCAATCGGATCATATATTTGTCTGATCTTGAAGAGGGAAGAAATGCCGGGTCAGTGAATTTTTGTCTTCCAACCAGTATCAGTAACAATTTATTGGTCAAGAAGCACAAACCCTTTGGCTTCTCATTTTTCTCTAACTGAATTTGTTGAATATTGGGTAAATTGGATGAAGTCAGTGAATAAACTAAAATAACGTTACACGTATTGGAGGCAACCGATACAGTTTGAGTTCTGGGGTCAAAAGCCATTATATCAGGAACCAGAATGCCTGGGATGCTAACTTTTTTGGTAGAGGTGACCTTTCTTTCAAAAGTCACCAAGATGAGATGTGAAGAATCTTGGCCACTTCCCGTTATGTAGTCCTTGGGCCTCAGATGAAGAAGAGGACTGGAATCAGCACCCTGCTTGCTAGAAAGTATGTGAGTTAGATCCACAGGAGATGTAACAACAGACAAGGTCTTCTCGGAGTCCAGTGACCTTTTCCCCCCATCCAAGGAATACTCTTCCTCACCGCATAAGCTGGACTGCGAGGGGAAGGACTCTGTTTCAATGCTCGCTGGAACTTCAAACGCAACACCAGCATTTAAGCCACAGATCTTGTCTAGAGGAAGCTCAGTGGCAACAGCGACTTGGAAATTCAGAGTAGCTTCCACAGCACAGATGTAGCCTCCCACATCAAAGATTGGGCAAAAAGAACAAGCATTCAGTGTTTTCTGAGCATCGTCCCAAATGTAAGAATGAAGGGCACTGCCTACTCCCACTACTAAGCGATTGCCTTCCTTTGTCCAACAAGCGCAGTGGATGAGACCGCTGCCTTTAATATCTGCTTTAATTCTGGAGTTGTTGAGATGAACAGAGTGTAAGACAGAGGCATCCCGTGTAGTCAGCACGGCCAAGATCTCCTTCTTCGGATGCCACACGCAGCCTTGGGGGAGCACTGGAAACGGCTCGCTGATGTCGCATATCTGAGAAACTAAGAGCTTGTTTCTTTCCGTAGCGTTAAAACAGAGTTGCCAGATGGTGATATGCTTTTTATGTTGAACAGCCAGCAAAGCTGGGGCATCAGGGGGACACGGGCCCCAGTACAGTCCATGGACATGTTCAAACTGACCGACAACACTTGAGTCACCAAATTTTGGTTCTCCATGATGAAGGTGTAAAGAAGTTAGTATCACCTGCTTCCCATCCGTccaggcaatcccatgcacaggGTGAATTGCTTGGTGTAAGGCATTAAGGCCAGTTCTCAGAAGCTTCGCCTTTCCTAGCTCCATGATTTTTAATGTGAGACATCTGAACAAATTAGAacgaaaagaaaaaataatttattgtaggCAATAGAGGACAATACCTGTACAATTATTTAGCTTATGACTCTGCCAGTGTGGACTCTTCCTTCCAGTGAAGTCAATATACACATAAAGTTCACCTATGCTTAATCCTCAATTCTAGAATTTTTTATGACTGCACAGTGAAATACAATTCTAAGAGAAAGAAACTTTGCTGTTTGCATAGGCTCAGTCTGCTGCACTTTCATCACAAGCCCAATCCTTTCATTCTAATCGGCAGGTTGCTGCTTCTCAGAATATTTTCTAATGACTTCAGCAttaaaaactttcaaaatatCACCTCTCACTCTCAGCTTTATGGACCATTTGTGATCAGATAAAGTTATCCCTTACAAGTATAACCAAGCATTAATGTATTATCTATAAATCTGATTCTGTATTAAGTGGGTGAGAATGAGGCATTTGTATGGTTATTCCAGAAAGCTCTCtaaaaaagcaaatgcaatttTGAAGAAAGTTAGGATCAAACCAGATTTTTCTGAGGAAATTAATAAGAATTTAGAAGAACTGAGAACACAGGAGGGGGACAGACCCATCTACCTCAGGCACAAGCCATACTATGATAGCATATAAATGACTCACAATCTTTGACATCCTCTAATacagtgacttttattttttttccttttcctaagtGATTCAGCACCTTTTTGTCAAAGTTCACAAACCACCTTGTAGCTCACTACTGTTTGGTGAGCAGAAGGGACGGAAGCAGTAGTCAGCTGACTATGCCTGCAGACTGGTATTTCCACATATCTGAATATCCatacaaaaatatacatacattttaaaatgtcttttttctttttttaatatctgtagTAATTCTGGGGACATTTTTATCATTTGGATATCACTTTAGGAGTACTTATTTTCATAGTGTCCTACAAAGcagaaattactgttttataGGTAGGAAATAAAACCATAGAAAACCTTCATTACGCTATTTTTGAAGAATGGGTTATGTAATTTGCCTGATGTCTCAAGGGAAGCCTTTTCAGTTCTCTCTACATAGCATAACAAGAATGAGAAACTGCCAGCAATCATGATTCTCCATAATCTAACCAGGTCTCTGGGACATCCAGAAGCTACATGCAAGGCACCAAAACTTCATAAAGGTTCAGAATTTTACACATATTTCTAGTTTTTGAGCTGTGAGCAATCTCTACTCTGTGCACAGAAGCCAATTCAAAGGAATTGATGGTTTCCTCACTGAAGATTCTCTGTAGGATTTGGCTCAGTTGCAAAGCCACGGTGCAGAATTAGTTGCAGCTTTAGTaggaaacatgaaaaacaagaagaaagtgtTTGAGGAAGTCAAACTGTTAAAGTGGAAGGGTTTATCACAATGTGCAGGCCTGGTGCTACTCGGTATTTTAATTAACTATTTGTGGATGACCCCAAACTTGGAGGAAGGGAATTGAAAGAGTGGATTTCAGAGACTAAAATTAGACAGAAAAAGTTATGTTATGATGATCAAGATAACTTCCTCTCAAACTAATAACAAGTGCAAAATAATACacttagtaaaagaaaaaaaaagccaaacatgGATACCTCTTCAGGAATAATTCCCTGGGTAGCAGTACAGCAAACAATGATCTGGCTTACAGTGGATCACAAATTGAGTACTTCAGTAATGTGAGAATGTTGCCAAATAAGATAGTATCATTCTGGAATGTTTTTAAGTGGGCTGCCACACACAAGGGAAATA
Proteins encoded in this region:
- the LOC141921442 gene encoding WD repeat and coiled-coil-containing protein codes for the protein MELGKAKLLRTGLNALHQAIHPVHGIAWTDGKQVILTSLHLHHGEPKFGDSSVVGQFEHVHGLYWGPCPPDAPALLAVQHKKHITIWQLCFNATERNKLLVSQICDISEPFPVLPQGCVWHPKKEILAVLTTRDASVLHSVHLNNSRIKADIKGSGLIHCACWTKEGNRLVVGVGSALHSYIWDDAQKTLNACSFCPIFDVGGYICAVEATLNFQVAVATELPLDKICGLNAGVAFEVPASIETESFPSQSSLCGEEEYSLDGGKRSLDSEKTLSVVTSPVDLTHILSSKQGADSSPLLHLRPKDYITGSGQDSSHLILVTFERKVTSTKKVSIPGILVPDIMAFDPRTQTVSVASNTCNVILVYSLTSSNLPNIQQIQLEKNEKPKGLCFLTNKLLLILVGRQKFTDPAFLPSSRSDKYMIRLMIKELIFEMCPSTSASLNGSSSLNLSNVPHDLPTDVHPLSRGLLIPDRAAIQSPTSRRKLIEEIKSPVYEQSCLLNMSDLKDKKISMNFPPAAESLDAEPVNRTVTLSAASLAFSNKPTSPKRQADAASKIPNSYKNNLLSEKEASYFTKNVEKLSGNFTELQHHLCELTELLKSGKRSLPVYPSSQEPSFINITCQKQLSRSDSDERRAVILCGGKLRLNIVQQIFNLSLVEMQHGSSWIVLTADSEGFVPLMFTSTQEIVVRDASTKGYSARSSKTLDIISSTERCRPTSSESLDITSSLEVLRDCSSKTLDSSSPSEQPSAKM